A window of Burkholderiales bacterium contains these coding sequences:
- a CDS encoding cupin domain-containing protein has product MADTLKLIRYEAADAVAFGPLSEYRALVNDDHSDLAIRTGIQTCRPGYETRPHWHPYVEILHILEGEAQAWEVGREHLGTVLRAGDTLVIPARTWHAFRVAGERTLRLLGTHLSSQRTVHYDDGSTSLGVKAPSRPLG; this is encoded by the coding sequence ATGGCCGATACGCTGAAGCTCATCCGATACGAAGCCGCCGACGCCGTGGCATTCGGACCGCTGTCCGAGTACCGCGCGCTCGTGAACGACGACCATTCCGATCTTGCGATTCGAACCGGGATACAGACTTGCCGACCCGGCTACGAAACCAGGCCGCACTGGCATCCGTACGTCGAGATACTGCACATCCTCGAAGGCGAAGCGCAGGCGTGGGAAGTCGGTCGTGAGCACCTCGGGACGGTGCTCCGGGCGGGCGACACGCTCGTCATACCGGCGCGCACGTGGCACGCGTTCCGCGTCGCGGGCGAGCGCACGCTGCGGCTGCTGGGGACACACCTGTCGAGCCAGCGCACCGTCCACTACGACGACGGGTCGACCTCCCTCGGAGTGAAAGCACCGTCGCGCCCCCTAGGATGA
- a CDS encoding MipA/OmpV family protein, which produces MKKPFTKAAIAAALALVSLDASAQAFLELDTIPAIFGVGLGFAPDYKGSDDKTSAIAPFGRYTFQGTERYIQLNVTELSLNVLDNKGFRFGPVINYHFGRDDDVDDPLVRQMVPIDGTVEAGVFGEIVWSDRGNPRNRFILGATLLWDAGGESDGFRARLNARYWQQVSRSIDLHIGAGLIYGDSKYNGHYFSVTPQNVGTSGLPLFNAGSGINEYFVTLGGVMYFSRNWMGAAGVRISQIAGDPKDSPVVSQQGDKTQVIGGIGVGYMWR; this is translated from the coding sequence ATGAAGAAACCGTTCACGAAGGCGGCGATCGCGGCCGCGCTCGCGCTGGTCAGCCTCGACGCGTCCGCCCAGGCGTTCCTCGAGCTCGACACGATCCCAGCGATCTTCGGCGTCGGCCTGGGTTTCGCGCCGGACTACAAGGGTTCGGACGACAAGACCAGCGCCATCGCGCCTTTCGGCCGCTACACCTTCCAGGGCACCGAGCGCTACATCCAGCTCAACGTGACCGAGCTCTCGCTCAACGTGCTCGACAACAAGGGTTTCAGGTTCGGCCCGGTGATCAACTACCACTTCGGCCGCGACGACGACGTCGACGATCCGCTGGTGAGACAGATGGTGCCGATCGACGGCACGGTCGAGGCCGGGGTCTTCGGCGAGATCGTGTGGTCGGACCGCGGCAACCCGCGCAACCGCTTCATCCTCGGCGCGACGCTGCTGTGGGACGCCGGCGGCGAATCGGACGGCTTCCGCGCGCGATTGAACGCGCGCTACTGGCAGCAGGTCTCGCGCAGCATCGACCTGCACATCGGCGCCGGCCTGATCTACGGCGACAGCAAGTACAACGGCCATTACTTCAGCGTGACGCCGCAGAACGTCGGCACGTCGGGGCTGCCGCTGTTCAACGCCGGCAGCGGCATCAACGAATACTTCGTCACCCTCGGCGGCGTGATGTACTTCAGCCGCAACTGGATGGGCGCGGCGGGCGTGCGCATCTCGCAGATCGCCGGCGATCCCAAGGACAGCCCGGTCGTCTCGCAGCAGGGCGACAAGACGCAGGTGATCGGCGGGATCGGGGTCGGCTACATGTGGCGGTAG
- a CDS encoding DUF1330 domain-containing protein: MQAQNPVYRVASLWIRPGSIAAFEAYERKAARIMRKYGGSIEKAVRIGEEGGSEHPFEIHVVSFPDQDRFAAYRADPEVAALAPEREAVILKTIVVSGIGGPSYAA, encoded by the coding sequence GTGCAAGCACAAAACCCCGTCTATCGGGTTGCAAGTCTCTGGATACGCCCGGGCTCCATCGCTGCATTCGAGGCCTACGAGCGCAAGGCCGCGCGCATCATGCGCAAGTACGGCGGTTCGATCGAGAAGGCCGTCCGCATCGGCGAGGAGGGCGGGTCGGAGCATCCGTTCGAGATCCACGTCGTCAGCTTTCCCGATCAGGACCGATTCGCCGCCTATCGCGCCGATCCGGAGGTCGCCGCTCTTGCACCCGAGCGTGAAGCGGTCATACTCAAGACGATCGTGGTCTCCGGCATCGGCGGCCCGTCATATGCCGCCTGA